Genomic segment of Apium graveolens cultivar Ventura chromosome 7, ASM990537v1, whole genome shotgun sequence:
TTCCACTTAGACCAACCTAAGGGGTTAGTTTTACAAGACATTAGGTCATTTTAAATCAAACTACATAGACCCTATGttataaaatagaattataaaGTTCAAAAAAGCTAAGCAAAGTATAATACCGAAGAAATAGCTCTTTGTAGTCTAGAAGCAAGATGCTCTTTCAACGGAAGGCCTGTCTTTTGTCTTGGCCACCCAAATGTAACTTCATCTAGAATATTGTCTGCAAGAAAATACCTAGACAACAGAAAAATACCATACTCAAATATGCAATTTTGCACCACGTACTTTTTTTTACTTTCAACGCTCTAATCTTCACATCAGTAAGGTTTTTCAATTGACAAATTAACACAGAAAAATTTCTTTTGATTACTCTgttataataaaattatgaaaGTAAATATAATCTAGTTCATGGCTCCCAACCTCAATAGGACTTCAAATAAGGTTACGAGAACTGTGATGAAACTCTTTAAAAAAAGATATAGTACTTTAGTGTCGTGAAATTGGGAGAACATCCATAAAGTGCTCGGTTGCACTAAGCCTAGATATGTTGAAGGGATTAACACATTGAATCTATACTACAGAAACCTATCTATTTTGGATGCATGCATCCGGATACACTATGCTTTTGTTCGTATATTCACTAACTTTTGGTAAAACATGTAAAGTGTATAAATATCATGACGGAAATAAGAAATTACCAACACATTACAAAAATTATATTCCTAAAAGTTCATATAAGTATCAAAACGGCAATACCTACGCCCTATGGCAGAATCGGTGAGGCCGAAGACACTATATCTTATTCTATTTAAGATGCACATGCTGCATGCAGcacaataaataatatttatattataattattattattattatcataatAATTACTAAAAAGTGTATAATATATTCCAAAGATCGTCATTTTAAGTGCAGTCTTGAAAAACTATTTCCTAATGGATTTTAAATATCTTTTCCATACACACATGTGTGAGAGTTTATAAAGGCTTGCAAATTATATCCCGATAGACATGTGTAAATCCCTCTCACTTTAACATTTTAACATTTCTTCTCTGAACAATTCTCAACAAACCTATATTTCACTACTTCTGTTTAATCTTTTTTCTCAACCTTACTAGTTACTACGAGGTTCATTATTAAACAGCGTTGAATATAAACTAAAGTCACCCATAAAGCCCTAAAAGTTTTTGAAGGAGTGAATATCTTATTTTCCTTAATCATTTAGTTTACAATGCATGAGCTTATGTAGAGAGATACAATAGTAATCATCTCCTTGAATTAAGGAGTGATATAGGCATCAGATTATTCTAGAATATTTCCAGAATATTCTGAATTTATTTTGCTGATCTTGAGTATCCTAATCCTTGATTATGTCTACATTTCCAACAAGCCCTTTTTCCTAAGATGTACAATAcctaatttaaaattaaaataaacatATCTTTGTATGATTGTATACATATACAAGTGAATAATGTTTTGTTGTAACAATAGCCTAATGATAACATACATCTTGTGTACCAACATACAACGTGGCCATCCAATCTTCCACACCTTCCATTTTACAATCGTGTCGGCAGAATGATCATAACACtctatttttaaaaagaaaagtAGAGAAGTATAAAACAACTTCGTGGCAGTCATCACATAACAGCAAGCAGCAGGTGTTCAACATGCATAATCATCAATCATCAAATTAGATGACTGACTAAGATGTCCAACAAGCCCTTTTTCCTAAGATGTACAATAcctaatttaaaaataaaataaacatatCTTTGTATGATTGTATACATATACAAGTGAATAATGTTTTGTTGTAACAATAGCCTAATGATAACATACATCTTGTGTACCAACATACAACGTGGCCATCCAATCTTCCACACCTTCCATTTTACAATCGTGTCGGCAGAAAGATCATAACACtctatttttaaaaagaaaagtAGAGAAGTATAAAACAACTTTGTGGCAGTCATCACACAACAGCAAGCAGCAGGTGTTCAACATGCATAATCATCAATCATCAAATTAGATGACTGACTAAGAGTTCAGAAAAGTAATGACACTATACATTAGCTGCAGTGACTTCTGCAACTCTAAATACATTGCAATTTTACCAACATCTAACTGTGACTTAAAAATTATGTCTATTTAAATTGATAACATTATTACCTTTCAGGAAACTGAAACACAATGCCAACTCTTTCCGGAGATGATAATATAGGAGACTGGTGTGGACTACCATCATCGCGAAATCTTTGAATGCAAATAGAGCCCGACGTTGGTTTACTGAGCCCTGCAATAAGCTGTACACAAGATGTTATAAGGTTGTGATCATGAATTAAAACTTGggatacaaagtctgataaacaaCCTGCAAGAGAGTAGATTTTCCACTTCCACTTCGCCCAAAAATTAGGCCAAAACTGCAGCAAAACAGTCAGTAATCATTTCAGTTCAAACCATTAGCTGTGCTCCGTGTAAAGAGAGACGGAAACGAAAAATTGCAACTGATAAAATTGGAAATTTTAAACTTAAAGTGATCGAGACAGACTGGAAACCCCTTTACCTTCTCTCTTTAAGAGATAGACTGACCCCACTCAGTATGTTAGTTTGTGTTCCTGGAGGGCGATAGCTGACGTCCCTTATctcaaaataaaacaaaatttactTAGTCAGCAATTTTAATGCactcccacttaataaccaaTGTGTCTTGCAAAAGAATTTGGTGGAAATACGGGATCCATCGTGTAAAAATGTCTACAAACTGAAGTATTCGACAAAGGTGACATGTTAGGATTCATTCAGAAATTTGACATTGTGCGAAAGTCAATGGAGGTCAACATATCATCAACCACTAGCTTAATTGTATAAATTAGACGACTAAGAAAAGGTCATGCACCATTAAAATGCACCAAATATTATGTAAAAACAAGCATACTAATATGCCAAAGCTTGTAAGGCATGAAATGACTTTTGATTACTTCAAAAATCATGAGAGATTCATTTAAACATTTAAGGACTTTACAAAAGTTTGCTGTTCTTCAACCTGAGACTTAAGAAAATAGGGTGATCCTGAATATAGACATCTAAAGACTCTGCAAAGCCGATTATTCAAAATGTCAATGACTTCaaaacaaaataacttttaatgACACTATATATACATTATCCATGAACAAAGTTACGAGGGTATTCTAAGAATTTGACATGATTTATTATCCCCATTCCTCCTACTAGAATAATATTAATAATTCTTTCGGGCAAATAACGATATTAAAGACCAAAAATAGCAATCATTGAAATCCATTTGGTTATGGTATTCGCGATCATGATTAGTAGTTATAACTGGTAGAGCATTTAGAATGAATAGTTATACTACCTGACTAAAAACACAATGTACCTACACTCTGTTACTAAACAGAGATTTCACCAACGGATCACCATTACACCAAACCCTAGACCATTTACCATCAAATTAACTGTAATTAACAGCAATGATATGCTCAGCATCAATTAAATTTAACATAAACATCATTTACAAACAGAAAACAACATATGATGCAACATATCCGCATTAAAGAACTTGTAGCTAGTGCGTAAATGACCATCGAAAACTTACTTCAAAGCGAGAGTAATCACACGAGATGTAGAGTGGTCGAGTATCTCTGAATTTTTTTGATCTATGCATAAGAAACAGATTGAATGAATAAAGACAAAAGCATAGATTGTGAATTGTAGAGAAAAGAATTACAAAAAAAAGGATGGTTTGCATTGTGTTTGCGCGTGTCTATATAATACATCAAGTGGAGAGAGAGGAGTTGCCTTGAATTGGGCAGTTTGAAGCCAAAAGAGCAGTTTAAGCTTAAGCTTGTCGTCATGGCCCTCTTCAATTAGATGATATGGCACaaatataaaataattcagaCCAGAGGGCAGAGTCTGGCCGCTCGGTACTTTGTGTTCTAGACTTTAGAACTATACAAAAGATAACAGTGTGTAACCAATTTTATAAGCCCCTGTctggcattttatcaaacacctgaAGTGCATTGTTTCATTTAATTAGTGTCAATATATATACAGAAGGTTGTAAGTATATGTTTGGGTGAAGTACCTGGGCGGAAGGCGGATATAGATGATGATAAGGTGGAACTGAATTTTGTTCTTGTTCGTTGTCGGCGTTTGATTGCGACGATATCGACTTACGGGTTAATTTGGGGTTTATTCAACCCTCACTGTTTAATTCAAGGGCGGCCCACGGGTTCAGATCAAAGGTGGAAGGGCATTTCTCCTTTTCGCTAATAATATCCGCGAAAAAGAAAAATGGCCTTTTACGAATATTTTTTATGGAAAATATTCGCGAAAGACTAAAAAAATTCTTCAAATATAAATCTGACGTCTCTGGAGTAGTATGTTAGATAAGGTTTAACAAACACACAATTGTCAATGAACGGGACACTTAACTCATATATAAGTTAGCTCTAATGCACGGGCATGTTTTTGACGTAATTGTTCACGCTATATTCATATTATCGATGAACACATATTTGACATAATTGTTCACGCTATATTCATATTATCGACGAATACATATTTGTTTGTGTATATAAGAGGTGTGCTAATATTAGTGTTGAACATGTTCTTGGTTATTTGACATTAGATTGGATAGAGGTATATAGTGAGTTCCTTATTCTCCACCACTAAATGCGATTTATGGATTGTTGTAAATATATATGTGGTTGTTTAAACTATCGTAGAATCTAGTAGTTTATACACTTATAATTTTATTAAGTAATTGTTATTTGAATTTAAGTCAATTGAATTTCTATTCTTGATCTtagggtgtgtttggtattgctgttgcagacagtaacagcagcttttcgctgaaaagcaattaaaaaattatttggtaaaatttaaaagctgtTTTTTGGAAAAGTGCTTTTGACCTAAAAGTTGTTGTTAGAGAAAGTAAGTCTCCCCATACTTTTAGAAAAAGCTGCTTTTCAGCTGTTGCGGGAAGCAGATGTTGATTTCACCATCAAAGCTTACCAaaagcatcattatttttaattttttcatcaacacatatacgtatcaaaaaaattaccaaacagtcatctgatttttacaacagcacttttttcagcagcactttttctaacagcacaacaatttttaacagcaatcccaAACAGAGTCTTAGTAATCCTTCTCTCTTATTTGTTCATTATTAACAAATGCATATCATTAAACATGTTTGGCTCCTCCTAGTTGTTTTTGATACATAAATTTTATCAGGTTTATCCGTTTCAATCGATACTATTTTTCAAGTTATGATGTGTTAATGTGCATCCAAATGCCAATATAAATCAACATGATCAAATTTTTTGTGAAGAATATTAGCTAAAGTTGTGGTGTATTTATTTCCTACCATACATTTCAAAAAAGTAAGTAACATTACTTTAGAAAGAGAATGGTTTATTAGGTCCGGACGATAGACAAAATAATAAGAAAATATCTTCAAGGTCGACTATTTATACACAATATAATCTTTAGTCAATATGGTGCACGAGAATTCTGTAAAtgtataaaatattaaatttttcaaaattattatgtTTGTTTGTATGTTAAAAATGTGATCAAAAATATTTTGTGTGTTTATTATGTTAAAATTTTGAATAATAAATCATACAACACTTGGTGTGAATACACGtttgtattattattttataCATGAAAATTCTTTAATTTGTTATATTTATGTGAATTTGTACCATTAAAATATATTACTTAAAATATGACAGGAGTATGTACAATTTATTCAATTAGGGGCATAAATGGTTACAATGCACATATGTGtgcttaatatatatatatttatatatatatatattcagttgatatattttcaaatatttaattcataaatatttaaaatggATCTAAATATTAGTATTAATATGATACATGGTGTTAATTATACTAAACTATAATAATTAGAATGATATATAATTTATCCGACAAAAAAAGAATgatatataatttaatttaacCTTCATTTTGGTTATCTTATATCATGGCCGAGAGATCTTTTTAATCGATCAGAACTGTTagattgaaataataaaataatgcactaccaaattttataaatttgaatacccaacaacaaatatttatattattatttataaagatacatgtAAGATCTCATGTTCGAATTCCACCAACAAtaaaaattagttaaatattcaaataatgcaCAACCCATGCTACCAGGTTCGAATCCCTCAAATAacgaacatatatatatatatatatcataattTATCAATATAAATAAGTTTTTCGTGTGGAATAAAAAATTAAGGTGCATTAGTAATTAATATtagggtttgtgagcttcgagttttaatggctgctctcgcgGTAGGGATTGTCTgtcctcgcaagatgcctacgtatctctgtgtttgttattccctaacaatacaacaagaattacagaaggggggttgaatggaattctagtttctttttgcgatttttaaaactgtttaaactcaataatatataagtgtttgatttgtaaagtgcgaaatgaaagaattatataaatcaaaatacaagtaataaaaacacaggtctttaaaactttccggtatatatatatatatatatatatatatatatatatatatatatatatatatatatatatatatatatatatatatatatatatcgagaaccctgtgaagcttgaatagcttacagctgcttttacaagtgaacaaacaaactacagagaaattcttaacagttacagccttttctatttctcttttaaaatatgtttgcttagttgtttgttctactagctacacttggtttacatatcaccaagtttacatggtaataagacaggataataaaataaaacctatcaagtctaactccatgctgcttcactactctattccagcatctttgaaaatcttcataacttgcatggaaatggtaatacttctttgttctcaaaactctgctaaataggctgccacattccttttacaaacacccaacgcatgtgactatgttgctactgtcaacagatatttgaattgatcatctgtcgggtacatgcttgttatccgtcgatagccttgttgatcatccgtcgggtaactttgttgatcatccgtcgggtagctatttgacacttgactccatttcatttatacagaattacaagacatctaatatttacaattaattaacatattctgcatatctactattAGTCAACAtaactcatatgctactacagaatctacacaaagttgtttgcagaaatgtgctacattacttattattacataagctactcacccggtggatatcaattagtcatccgtcgggactatattgaatcattcgtcgggactataattgatcatccgtcgggtgctacaaaatacactaagttaaatctagtaaggtgttttgtttagcttatcatcaagtacacaacatattcctaac
This window contains:
- the LOC141675271 gene encoding ABC transporter I family member 11, chloroplastic yields the protein MTTSLSLNCSFGFKLPNSRSKKFRDTRPLYISCDYSRFEIRDVSYRPPGTQTNILSGVSLSLKERSFGLIFGRSGSGKSTLLQLIAGLSKPTSGSICIQRFRDDGSPHQSPILSSPERVGIVFQFPERYFLADNILDEVTFGWPRQKTGLPLKEHLASRLQRAISSVGLSGISLDKDPRSLSGGYKRRLALAIQLVQSPNLLVLDEPLAGLDWKARADVVKLLKNLKEKLTILVVSHDLQ